One region of Thiorhodovibrio frisius genomic DNA includes:
- a CDS encoding AAA family ATPase gives MALTTECLERLQLNLQPFAASAREAFLYKDTLLDTQIERMLRALEKPGAILLLSASSRAGRSTQLMRLLGAMPRHFEIVAFRGRSNTTFASVDVTIRKHLAAHGDDDRSRSLNDLMIERGKRGTDMLIAVDDAHLLGSGILRQLLKLGEDVSAASPIGPRLLLMGDAVLGRNYQRTLDTEDNRLVQHISLAPFNQEQSAAYLHHRLAAAGNANLADLFKPEIIANLHQRSRGLPGDLNEVAEEWLSDYCDNLAYKDLNGTPPPEDSDEDSAQEPDEPADEPKDEDGNPDNEEAEQPQDTEDPAISDRPADQNATKAVTDDTPVAKPDQSEPTIGSEPKSRKAAFAFWKQPWFLPTVTGIGLVALILSIGLNLPENNSGPSSLPLRPQQPDRDNPGGANQAATEAETPAPDTAQQDPDTATVASPMENDQVTDLTADMASATAADEEITEPQGAANPRAQTSEGAKDSPPQPAPAQAGATEPSQQTPAVTEEPSTPSSPPQTGTTAPSAQGDGQTPKNSTDQAATDGTEQPTPAERLPEPPKDYQKARTRNDLLWLAEQNPEHLTIQLIALRKFAAVEDYLQTHGIEDANIIPDGPLVIAIYGSYPDMESTMAGLSSLPTEVIAQGYWIRTIGDVRKDARR, from the coding sequence ATGGCGCTGACAACCGAGTGTCTTGAACGTCTACAGCTGAATCTTCAGCCCTTCGCCGCGAGCGCGCGAGAAGCCTTTCTATACAAAGACACCCTGCTCGACACCCAGATCGAGCGCATGCTGCGCGCGCTCGAAAAGCCTGGCGCCATTCTGCTCCTTAGCGCAAGCAGCCGTGCCGGGCGCAGCACCCAACTGATGCGACTACTTGGCGCCATGCCGCGCCACTTCGAGATCGTCGCGTTTCGCGGACGCAGCAACACCACCTTCGCCTCTGTGGATGTAACCATTCGCAAACATCTGGCCGCGCACGGAGATGATGATCGCAGCCGCTCGCTCAACGATCTAATGATCGAGCGAGGCAAGCGCGGCACCGACATGCTAATCGCGGTTGATGACGCACACCTGCTCGGCTCCGGGATTCTGCGCCAATTACTCAAGCTCGGCGAGGATGTGAGCGCGGCCAGTCCCATCGGACCGCGTCTGCTGCTGATGGGGGACGCAGTGCTCGGGCGCAATTACCAGCGCACTCTGGACACCGAAGACAACCGCCTCGTCCAGCACATCAGCCTGGCGCCCTTCAATCAGGAGCAAAGCGCCGCCTATCTGCACCACCGTCTGGCCGCCGCCGGCAATGCCAACCTCGCGGACCTGTTCAAACCCGAGATCATCGCCAACCTGCACCAACGCAGCCGCGGGCTGCCTGGCGATCTCAACGAGGTCGCCGAGGAATGGCTGAGCGATTACTGCGATAACCTCGCATACAAAGATCTAAACGGCACGCCACCGCCGGAAGACTCTGACGAAGATTCTGCGCAAGAGCCTGATGAGCCGGCTGATGAGCCTAAGGATGAAGACGGCAACCCCGATAACGAAGAAGCCGAACAGCCTCAGGATACCGAAGACCCGGCAATCAGTGATCGACCCGCAGATCAGAATGCAACAAAAGCGGTGACGGACGACACCCCAGTCGCGAAACCGGATCAGTCAGAGCCAACAATCGGTTCTGAGCCAAAAAGCCGCAAGGCCGCCTTTGCCTTTTGGAAACAGCCCTGGTTTCTGCCGACCGTCACAGGGATTGGCCTGGTTGCGCTCATTCTCAGCATCGGACTGAATCTGCCCGAGAACAACTCGGGGCCGTCGTCCTTGCCATTGCGACCGCAACAACCGGACCGCGACAACCCGGGCGGCGCCAACCAGGCAGCCACCGAAGCGGAGACTCCAGCTCCCGACACCGCGCAGCAAGACCCCGACACTGCGACTGTGGCGAGCCCCATGGAGAACGACCAAGTCACCGACCTGACAGCGGATATGGCGAGCGCAACAGCCGCTGATGAGGAGATCACGGAGCCTCAGGGCGCAGCCAATCCGCGCGCCCAAACCAGCGAGGGTGCAAAAGACTCACCCCCGCAGCCGGCGCCCGCGCAAGCTGGTGCAACCGAGCCATCACAGCAAACCCCGGCAGTTACAGAAGAGCCATCCACGCCGTCATCGCCACCGCAAACTGGCACAACCGCGCCATCAGCCCAAGGCGACGGGCAAACACCGAAAAACAGCACCGATCAAGCAGCGACCGACGGCACTGAACAGCCAACCCCCGCAGAGCGCTTGCCCGAGCCCCCAAAGGACTATCAAAAAGCCCGCACCCGCAACGATCTTTTGTGGCTCGCGGAACAGAATCCGGAGCACTTGACCATCCAGTTAATCGCGCTGAGAAAGTTCGCCGCAGTCGAGGACTATCTGCAAACCCATGGGATCGAAGACGCAAACATCATCCCAGACGGCCCGCTGGTCATCGCGATTTACG
- a CDS encoding PilZ domain-containing protein — translation MDERRQQPRYRCKLRTGVLFPDGHTELLWAEDISRHGLSIHADKIQRVGTRLRVLLFMFSHRHGKEVQAEVITRIASCVLDTTTQDFRLGLAVEEFIGEAESLFLAQISHLAAPLQAEAEVQYAAPRMQPKVSSFPLHRRIKLALANGSKLIGWTEDVTPNSMRIALSQKLDNHSIHGLNIPVVLAGEAEIFSVQAKARVDGVVFRPMGAFATHFSVFDYQADGLTLLRKELRERFPEIAQETTVLNDPAAPAQEEDTEALPSLDDLGLY, via the coding sequence ATGGATGAGCGCCGCCAACAGCCCAGATACCGTTGCAAGCTCAGAACCGGCGTCCTCTTTCCCGATGGACATACCGAACTATTGTGGGCTGAGGATATCTCCCGCCACGGTCTGAGCATTCATGCCGACAAAATCCAGCGCGTCGGCACGCGGCTGCGGGTGCTGCTTTTCATGTTCAGCCACCGCCATGGCAAGGAAGTCCAGGCCGAGGTGATCACCCGGATCGCAAGCTGCGTGCTCGATACAACCACCCAGGATTTTCGCCTTGGCCTCGCTGTCGAGGAGTTCATCGGCGAGGCAGAATCTCTCTTTTTGGCCCAGATCAGTCATCTGGCCGCACCCCTGCAGGCCGAAGCCGAGGTTCAATACGCCGCACCCCGCATGCAACCAAAGGTGTCGAGCTTTCCTCTGCACAGGCGCATCAAGCTCGCGCTTGCCAACGGCAGCAAGCTCATCGGCTGGACCGAAGACGTCACGCCAAACAGCATGCGCATCGCGCTGTCGCAAAAACTTGACAATCATTCCATTCATGGTCTGAACATTCCGGTAGTTCTGGCCGGGGAGGCGGAGATTTTTTCCGTCCAGGCCAAGGCCCGTGTCGATGGCGTTGTCTTCCGCCCCATGGGAGCTTTCGCCACCCATTTCTCGGTGTTCGACTACCAGGCCGACGGCCTCACCCTGCTGCGCAAGGAATTGCGCGAACGCTTCCCGGAAATCGCCCAGGAAACCACAGTCCTGAACGACCCTGCGGCACCCGCCCAAGAAGAAGACACCGAGGCGCTGCCCTCACTGGACGACCTTGGGTTATATTAA
- the lptF gene encoding LPS export ABC transporter permease LptF, with the protein MLTVIDRYVLLEVAKVFTAIIVTLFLITASLFFLRSLEEVNIGALGLDFALRYLNYQLQRDSGYLMPPAFFLAALVALGRMARDSELIALQACGVGPVRMYRALLYLALPLALLTAWLALVLQPEASAKIQMIRKQQGEQATQIAGLQPGRFYEQADGNITFYATRFDDGKRLEEIVLYDRRDDRPRLVLADIGYYRETNEGRERYIVLEHGRRYDGVPGRADFSIGEFDRYQLQLDAPAPGAQARSKRSTRKTADLLGSEDRGDWVEIQHRMASPLAIFALALIAIPLTTVSPRQTGTGRLMLVLVTYFAFYNLQRLAENWFELGISPDWLGSLWYQPLVVVLVFTILAPKSFWIERGRELGWVYKKFDARSWK; encoded by the coding sequence ATGCTGACGGTAATCGATCGATATGTGCTGCTAGAAGTGGCAAAGGTGTTCACGGCCATTATCGTGACCCTGTTTCTGATTACCGCGAGCCTGTTCTTTCTGCGCAGCCTCGAGGAGGTGAACATTGGTGCACTCGGTCTCGATTTTGCCTTGCGTTACCTAAACTATCAACTTCAGCGTGACAGCGGCTACCTGATGCCGCCGGCGTTTTTCTTGGCGGCGCTGGTGGCGCTTGGGCGCATGGCACGCGACAGCGAACTGATTGCCCTACAGGCCTGTGGCGTCGGCCCGGTGCGGATGTACCGGGCGTTGCTCTATTTGGCGCTGCCACTGGCCTTGCTGACAGCCTGGCTGGCGCTGGTGTTGCAGCCCGAAGCCTCGGCAAAAATCCAGATGATCCGCAAACAACAGGGCGAGCAGGCTACCCAGATTGCCGGTTTGCAGCCTGGGCGCTTTTACGAACAGGCCGATGGCAATATCACTTTCTACGCCACGCGCTTCGATGATGGCAAGCGACTGGAGGAAATTGTACTCTATGATCGCCGCGATGACAGGCCGCGACTGGTGCTGGCGGATATCGGCTACTATCGCGAAACCAACGAGGGTCGCGAGCGCTACATTGTGCTGGAACATGGGCGGCGCTATGACGGCGTGCCGGGAAGGGCGGATTTCAGCATCGGGGAGTTCGACCGCTACCAACTGCAACTCGATGCGCCCGCCCCCGGAGCGCAGGCACGAAGCAAGCGTTCGACGCGTAAGACCGCTGACCTCCTGGGGTCGGAAGATCGCGGCGATTGGGTCGAAATCCAGCATCGCATGGCCAGCCCCTTGGCGATCTTCGCCTTGGCGCTTATTGCTATTCCGTTAACCACAGTATCGCCCCGGCAGACAGGTACCGGCCGGTTGATGTTGGTGTTGGTGACCTATTTCGCGTTTTACAATTTGCAACGCTTGGCCGAGAACTGGTTCGAGCTTGGCATTTCGCCAGATTGGCTGGGTAGCCTGTGGTATCAGCCCCTGGTGGTGGTGCTGGTGTTCACGATTCTCGCGCCCAAATCGTTCTGGATCGAACGCGGGCGTGAACTGGGATGGGTTTACAAGAAATTCGACGCTAGAAGTTGGAAGTGA
- a CDS encoding imidazole glycerol phosphate synthase HisHF: protein MIALLDYGAGNVRSVRNAIAALGYSLADVRTPEDILTAERLIFPGVGAFGPAMQRLRELGFEGPLREYLRAGRPFLGICIGLQSLFEGSEESPGVAGLGLIPGLVKRFDNSVLSVPHMGWNGLRLQRECELLEDAGARRFYFVHSYFAEPDASNRDWVLAETDYGRPFISAVQRGEVAAVQFHPEKSGAAGLEVLRRFLAGQCILDQAAAGHEPAVGSQSEPTALAKRIIACLDVRTNDHGDLVVTKGDQYDVREQGEVRNLGKPVDLAKRYYDEGADEITFLNITAFRDFPLVDQPMLKVLRRASEQIFVPLTIGGGIRAFTDQNGQTYSALGVATEYFRSGADKVSIGSEAVLIAEAFHARGGHGDGSSAIEQIARVYGNQAVVISVDPRRVYVESPEASSHHCIQTLEPGPNGEGYCWFQCTIKGGREGRDLDVLQLVQACEQLGAGEILVNSIDRDGSGRGFDLELLKMVRAGVRIPVIASSGAGCPEHFTALFAAVDVEAALAAGIFHRREVPIAAVKRELSDRGVSIRA, encoded by the coding sequence ATGATTGCTCTCCTTGATTACGGTGCTGGAAATGTGCGCAGTGTGCGCAATGCCATTGCTGCGCTCGGCTATTCGCTGGCCGACGTTCGCACGCCTGAAGACATTCTGACAGCGGAGCGGCTGATTTTTCCTGGCGTTGGAGCCTTCGGCCCGGCCATGCAACGCCTGCGCGAATTGGGTTTCGAGGGACCGCTGCGTGAGTATCTGCGCGCAGGGCGACCCTTCCTTGGTATCTGCATCGGCTTGCAGTCGTTGTTCGAGGGTAGCGAGGAGTCTCCAGGCGTGGCCGGTCTTGGGCTGATCCCCGGGCTTGTTAAACGCTTCGATAACAGCGTTTTATCGGTGCCTCACATGGGCTGGAACGGGCTGCGCCTGCAGCGCGAGTGCGAACTGCTTGAGGACGCTGGCGCACGACGTTTTTATTTTGTGCATTCCTACTTTGCCGAGCCGGATGCAAGCAACAGGGACTGGGTGTTGGCGGAAACCGACTACGGACGCCCCTTTATCAGCGCTGTGCAACGCGGCGAGGTGGCTGCGGTGCAGTTTCACCCGGAAAAAAGCGGTGCGGCTGGGCTCGAAGTATTGCGACGTTTTTTGGCCGGACAGTGCATCCTGGATCAGGCGGCTGCTGGGCATGAGCCCGCCGTTGGCTCGCAGAGCGAGCCCACGGCGCTTGCCAAGCGCATTATTGCCTGTCTGGACGTGCGCACGAACGACCATGGCGATCTCGTTGTGACCAAGGGCGATCAGTACGACGTGCGTGAGCAGGGTGAGGTGCGCAATCTCGGCAAACCAGTGGATCTGGCCAAGCGCTACTACGACGAAGGGGCCGACGAGATTACCTTTCTCAACATTACTGCTTTCCGGGATTTTCCGCTGGTCGATCAACCCATGCTCAAGGTGCTCAGGCGCGCTTCGGAGCAGATTTTTGTCCCCCTCACCATTGGCGGCGGCATCCGCGCCTTCACCGACCAGAACGGGCAGACTTATTCGGCGCTCGGGGTGGCGACCGAGTATTTCCGCTCTGGGGCCGACAAGGTGTCGATAGGCTCCGAGGCGGTGCTCATTGCCGAGGCCTTCCACGCACGCGGCGGGCATGGCGACGGCAGCAGCGCCATTGAGCAGATTGCGCGCGTTTATGGCAATCAGGCGGTGGTGATTTCGGTCGATCCGCGCCGCGTGTATGTCGAGTCACCCGAGGCTAGCAGCCATCACTGCATCCAGACCCTCGAGCCTGGGCCTAATGGCGAGGGCTACTGCTGGTTTCAATGCACCATCAAGGGCGGGCGTGAAGGGCGCGATCTTGACGTGCTGCAATTGGTGCAGGCCTGCGAGCAACTTGGCGCTGGAGAGATTCTGGTCAACTCCATCGACCGCGACGGCAGTGGTCGCGGCTTCGATCTGGAACTGCTGAAGATGGTCCGCGCCGGTGTGCGCATCCCGGTCATCGCTTCAAGCGGCGCCGGCTGCCCCGAGCACTTCACCGCCCTCTTTGCTGCTGTGGATGTTGAAGCCGCGCTGGCGGCGGGTATTTTTCATCGTCGCGAGGTGCCCATTGCTGCGGTCAAACGCGAGCTGAGTGACCGGGGAGTGAGTATTCGGGCTTGA
- a CDS encoding PilZ domain-containing protein, which translates to MTSIGADHRGSPRNQIDCLIRLEPLATAEAHGLEVTDEHPQQRVEPSSPEPHDGIVQDASTTGARVWTDRPYTLNEQLLISFGCEKVGLTETRSCRATVVWTESEPVEGRWQIGIRFHESEASATIASALTHGCPWCEKLCPDIVATAPLAASEDAA; encoded by the coding sequence ATGACATCCATCGGCGCAGATCACCGTGGTAGCCCGCGCAATCAGATCGATTGCCTCATCAGGCTGGAACCTTTGGCAACCGCTGAGGCCCATGGTCTTGAGGTCACGGATGAACATCCGCAGCAGCGCGTTGAGCCATCCAGTCCGGAGCCCCATGACGGCATTGTGCAGGATGCTAGTACCACCGGAGCGCGCGTATGGACAGATCGGCCCTATACGCTCAATGAGCAACTGCTGATCAGTTTTGGCTGCGAGAAGGTCGGCTTGACAGAAACCCGCAGCTGCCGCGCAACCGTGGTCTGGACGGAGAGCGAGCCGGTCGAGGGACGCTGGCAGATAGGTATACGCTTTCATGAAAGCGAGGCATCGGCCACCATCGCCAGCGCACTGACGCATGGCTGTCCCTGGTGCGAGAAGCTGTGCCCGGACATTGTCGCAACGGCACCCCTCGCGGCTAGTGAGGACGCAGCCTAA
- the gshA gene encoding glutamate--cysteine ligase: MPQDSLFDARLAALARLPAGLLHQAYLIGLEKEALRVTPDGEVARSRHPTALGSALTHPHITTDFSEALIELVTPAVTTPAAALEFLNNLHLFVYQHIGNERLWATSMPCVIGGNAAIPLAYYGESNAGQMKTIYRRGLGNRYGRVMQVISGVHFNFSLREDLWPVLHDAFGQHENLEDQAGSDSHAFRDALYMGMVRNLQRLGWLVPYLFGASPAVCKSFVQGAPDELQSFDDHTYYRPFGTSLRMGDIGYQNRQEEGTGMKASYDSLDAYVRSLTWAIETPCPQYESIGVKVAGRYEQLNDHVLQIENEYYSTVRPKQITEGMERPTLALRRRGIRYVELRSVDVNAFHPLGVDEEQLYFLATFMFHSLLRSSPRINSRERRAIDANEVTAAHRGREPGLKLERETDAMPLTDWARSVLTQMEDVAALLDGGSAGPHQASVQAQLKKVREPDITPSARMLAEMRAQGEGFATFARRLSEIHRQAFQHQQLPDAARQKLDALSKESLAKQERIEAADKRSFDDFLADYFHQSQPSQLEEAR; this comes from the coding sequence ATGCCCCAGGATTCGCTGTTCGATGCGCGGCTTGCCGCCCTCGCGCGCCTTCCCGCCGGCCTGCTGCACCAGGCTTATCTGATCGGACTGGAAAAAGAAGCCCTGCGAGTGACGCCGGATGGGGAAGTTGCGCGCAGCCGGCATCCCACCGCCTTAGGCTCCGCCCTCACCCATCCCCATATCACCACCGACTTCTCCGAGGCCCTGATCGAACTGGTCACGCCGGCCGTTACAACGCCGGCTGCGGCGCTTGAGTTTCTCAACAATCTGCATCTGTTCGTCTATCAGCATATCGGCAACGAGCGCCTGTGGGCGACCAGCATGCCCTGTGTGATTGGCGGCAACGCGGCCATCCCACTGGCCTACTATGGCGAGTCCAACGCGGGACAGATGAAGACCATCTACCGCCGCGGGCTCGGCAACCGCTATGGTCGGGTGATGCAAGTCATCTCCGGGGTGCACTTTAACTTCTCCCTGCGCGAGGATCTCTGGCCTGTCCTGCACGACGCCTTTGGCCAACACGAGAACCTCGAGGACCAGGCTGGCAGCGATTCGCACGCCTTCCGCGACGCCCTGTACATGGGCATGGTGCGCAACCTGCAACGTCTCGGCTGGCTGGTGCCCTATCTGTTTGGCGCCTCGCCAGCGGTATGCAAAAGCTTCGTGCAAGGCGCACCAGACGAACTCCAGTCTTTTGACGACCACACCTACTACCGCCCCTTCGGTACGTCGCTGCGCATGGGTGACATCGGCTACCAAAATCGCCAGGAAGAAGGTACCGGCATGAAGGCCAGCTACGACAGCCTGGATGCCTATGTCCGCAGCCTGACCTGGGCCATCGAAACCCCCTGCCCTCAATACGAGAGCATCGGCGTGAAAGTCGCCGGTCGCTATGAACAACTCAATGATCACGTGCTGCAGATAGAGAACGAATATTACAGCACGGTGCGACCGAAACAGATTACCGAGGGCATGGAACGCCCAACCCTGGCACTGCGGCGGCGTGGCATCCGTTATGTCGAACTGCGCTCTGTCGATGTCAACGCCTTCCATCCGCTGGGTGTTGACGAGGAGCAACTCTATTTCCTCGCCACCTTCATGTTCCACAGCCTGTTGCGCTCTAGCCCGCGCATTAACTCACGCGAACGCCGGGCGATCGATGCCAACGAAGTCACGGCCGCGCATCGCGGACGCGAGCCGGGACTCAAGCTCGAACGCGAGACAGACGCCATGCCCCTGACCGATTGGGCTCGTAGTGTGCTGACACAGATGGAAGATGTCGCCGCGCTGCTCGACGGCGGCTCCGCTGGCCCGCATCAGGCCAGCGTGCAAGCACAACTCAAGAAGGTGCGAGAACCAGACATCACCCCCTCAGCGCGCATGCTCGCAGAGATGCGCGCCCAGGGCGAAGGCTTCGCCACCTTTGCGCGCCGGCTGAGCGAGATTCACCGCCAGGCGTTTCAGCATCAGCAGCTGCCGGATGCGGCACGGCAGAAGCTCGATGCTCTAAGCAAGGAGTCGCTCGCCAAGCAGGAGCGTATCGAAGCCGCAGACAAGCGCAGCTTCGATGACTTCCTCGCGGATTATTTTCATCAAAGCCAACCCTCTCAGCTCGAGGAAGCTCGCTAG